The DNA sequence CAATTGGCCTCAATTCTGGTACAGGTCATCGACGACAGCTCGCCTGAATTAGAAGAAGGGACAACTCCTTCAAAAGCACAGCCTGAGGAACTGATCGCCTCATAACCCCTAGCACAAATAGCGTTTGATCCACTTCCCGATGAAGCAGCTCAAGACCCTACACCGATAGCAATCCTGCCCGAGCCTCCGGTCGTAGAGGTACACTCTATTCCAGAATATAATGCCTTGGTCCTTATTCTATTCTCTGTGCACTCTGATAATCGTTCCTTAACCACAGAGTTCTGGTCCTGCTGAGGAAGCAGTTATCCCTGCGGAAGTACCTGTCGCTGACCCTGCTGAACCAGTCAGTGAAGACATGGTGATTCAGGAGCCTGCCCCCCACGCTCTTGAAGTAGAAGAAGGGGTGAATGCTGAACCAGAGCCGGAAGTAGCCCCTATTATGGAGCCTCAGGAAGCCCCCACTACTGCTGCTGTTCCAAGTCCATTGCCTGAGCCTCCTTCCAGATTGGAAAGGCTTGTTCGCCTACTCAAAGTGGCCTCTCCcggagttatagatgaagcAAGGGATGGGCTGCAACGCCTTCCGAGTCCCGAGATCCTACTACCGGGTGCGTCTGCCAGAGCTCAGGAATACTTGATGGTTCTCAACCGCGAGCGAACCATCACTGAGGCTGAGTTTACCGAGATATATGAGCTACTACAAAACCTTCCCAAGCAGATTAATGAAAGAGCAACCGCAACTGCACAGTCCAGGCATGCTCAGGCCCACTATCGGGGCCTCACGCAACAGACAGATGCTTCTCGCGACCTTCTGGGAGATAGGGCTATCCTTGTTAGAGATTTGCGAATTATGCAAAATCGTCTTCGGACCCAAATCGAGGAACTTCAAGCCCAATTGACAGCGGTCACGGCCCGACTTGAACATGAGGAACCTTTGCTAGAGCAGCCTCTAGCGGCCTTCGAAGCATTGTCTCAAGAGTTAGCTCAAGCTCGTGAAGCCTCTCGTCAAGCAGAACGAGTTGCTGCCGACACTAGTTTTTGTCTGGACGAACACCtacttcgcttgacccatgcgggccGAAAAATTTAGGCCTCTTATATCAGGCccttttgtatgaacaatattattatGTTAAATATTTAGCCCACTATGTTTGGCCCAAATATTATTTCGCATTTCCGTAGTTTATCGCCTCTTTATGAACATCGAAACTGTTGAAAAGATAATCCCAAATTGGGCGGTTAACTCCTTGAAGACTGCCCCGTTCCCCACGCGGCTTCAATTCCCTTCATTTTTGAGATTCtagcattcaattccattgattctctcattgatggcgttgaaagtacTTCAACTGCCCATCACGCGGTTGAGATTACTACGACTGGCACTATAAATACATGCACTCAGGGAGAATAGGCAACCAAGCAATCATGTCTTTTCCAGAGATAACCTCGCAAGCCTTGCTgctctttcttcagtttctaaaatcttcttcccatgatctcacccttagccacaAATTCATAGGCTTCaaggcttaatctcaagacctgggtaggcctcatggcctaatctcag is a window from the Rosa chinensis cultivar Old Blush chromosome 2, RchiOBHm-V2, whole genome shotgun sequence genome containing:
- the LOC112186247 gene encoding uncharacterized protein LOC112186247 translates to MVIQEPAPHALEVEEGVNAEPEPEVAPIMEPQEAPTTAAVPSPLPEPPSRLERLVRLLKVASPGVIDEARDGLQRLPSPEILLPGASARAQEYLMVLNRERTITEAEFTEIYELLQNLPKQINERATATAQSRHAQAHYRGLTQQTDASRDLLGDRAILVRDLRIMQNRLRTQIEELQAQLTAVTARLEHEEPLLEQPLAAFEALSQELAQAREASRQAERVAADTSFCLDEHLLRLTHAGRKI